One window of Zalophus californianus isolate mZalCal1 chromosome 3, mZalCal1.pri.v2, whole genome shotgun sequence genomic DNA carries:
- the NMUR1 gene encoding neuromedin-U receptor 1 isoform X2: protein MSPAADGMAPLCFNCSILPGDMSLGVARSLVPCNDSRASRFPDPEDLNLTDEELRLKYLGPQQTELFVPICAMYLLIFVVGAVGNGLTCTVILRHKAMRTPTNYYLFSLAVSDLLVLLVGLPLELYEMWCNYPFLLGTGGCYFRTLLFETVCLASVLNVTALSVERYVAVVHPLQARSMMTRVRVRRVLGAIWGLAVLCSLPNASLHGIRQLEVPCRGTVPQSAMCTLVYPRALYNLVVQITTLFFFCLPMATISVLYLLIGLQLRRERLQLLRQEARATARPSDSWRFQRAQDRGRTQVTKMLSRPLTLCSTTSCQAASGRLSRKPCAWGLSAATTDPSTTPTASAG, encoded by the exons ATGTCGCCGGCCGCAGACGGCATG GCTCCTCTCTGCTTCAACTGCTCCATCCTCCCTGGAGACATGTCCCTAGGGGTTGCAAGGAGCCTGGTGCCCTGCAATGACAGTAGGGCCTCGAGGTTCCCCGACCCTGAGGACTTGAACCTCACTGATGAAGAATTGAGACTCAAGTACCTGGGTCCCCAGCAGACAGAGCTGTTTGTGCCCATCTGCGCCATGTACCTGCTGATCTTCGTGGTGGGCGCCGTGGGCAACGGGCTGACCTGCACCGTCATCCTGCGCCACAAGGCCATGCGCACCCCCACCAACTACTACCTCTTCAGCCTAGCTGTGTCTGACCTGCTGGTGCTGCTTGTGGGTCTGCCCCTGGAGCTCTATGAGATGTGGTGCAACTACCCCTTCCTGCTGGGCACGGGGGGCTGCTACTTCCGCACGCTGCTCTTCGAGACAGTGTGCCTGGCCTCCGTGCTCAATGTCACGGCCCTGAGTGTGGAGCGCTACGTGGCCGTGGTGCACCCCCTGCAGGCCAGGTCCATGATGACTCGGGTCCGCGTGCGCCGTGTACTCGGGGCCATCTGGGGCCTCGCTGTGCTTTGTTCTCTGCCTAACGCCAGCCTGCACGGCATCCGGCAGCTGGAAGTGCCCTGCCGGGGCACGGTGCCCCAGTCGGCTATGTGCACCCTGGTCTACCCACGGGCCCTCTACAACCTGGTCGTGCAGATCACCACTCTGTTCTTCTTCTGCCTGCCCATGGCCACCATCAGCGTGCTGTACCTGCTCATCGGGCTTCAGCTGCGGCGTGAGAGATTGCAGCTACTCAGGCAGGAGGCCAGGGCCACGGCCAGGCCCAGTGACAGCTGGAGGTTTCAGCGGGCGCAGGATCGGGGCCGGACACAGGTGACCAAGATGCTGT CTCGGCCATTAACCCTGTGCTCTACAACATCATGTCAAGCCGCTTCAGGGAGACTTTCCAGGAAGCCCTGTGCTTGGGGACTCAGTGCCGCTACCACAGACCCCTCCACAACTCCCACAGCCTCAGCAGGGTGA
- the NMUR1 gene encoding neuromedin-U receptor 1 isoform X1, whose product MSPAADGMAPLCFNCSILPGDMSLGVARSLVPCNDSRASRFPDPEDLNLTDEELRLKYLGPQQTELFVPICAMYLLIFVVGAVGNGLTCTVILRHKAMRTPTNYYLFSLAVSDLLVLLVGLPLELYEMWCNYPFLLGTGGCYFRTLLFETVCLASVLNVTALSVERYVAVVHPLQARSMMTRVRVRRVLGAIWGLAVLCSLPNASLHGIRQLEVPCRGTVPQSAMCTLVYPRALYNLVVQITTLFFFCLPMATISVLYLLIGLQLRRERLQLLRQEARATARPSDSWRFQRAQDRGRTQVTKMLFVLVVVFGICWAPFHVDRLMWSFVSQWTEGLELAFQYVHVISGVFFYLSSAINPVLYNIMSSRFRETFQEALCLGTQCRYHRPLHNSHSLSRVTMGSTLCDLGPPGHQGPPTD is encoded by the exons ATGTCGCCGGCCGCAGACGGCATG GCTCCTCTCTGCTTCAACTGCTCCATCCTCCCTGGAGACATGTCCCTAGGGGTTGCAAGGAGCCTGGTGCCCTGCAATGACAGTAGGGCCTCGAGGTTCCCCGACCCTGAGGACTTGAACCTCACTGATGAAGAATTGAGACTCAAGTACCTGGGTCCCCAGCAGACAGAGCTGTTTGTGCCCATCTGCGCCATGTACCTGCTGATCTTCGTGGTGGGCGCCGTGGGCAACGGGCTGACCTGCACCGTCATCCTGCGCCACAAGGCCATGCGCACCCCCACCAACTACTACCTCTTCAGCCTAGCTGTGTCTGACCTGCTGGTGCTGCTTGTGGGTCTGCCCCTGGAGCTCTATGAGATGTGGTGCAACTACCCCTTCCTGCTGGGCACGGGGGGCTGCTACTTCCGCACGCTGCTCTTCGAGACAGTGTGCCTGGCCTCCGTGCTCAATGTCACGGCCCTGAGTGTGGAGCGCTACGTGGCCGTGGTGCACCCCCTGCAGGCCAGGTCCATGATGACTCGGGTCCGCGTGCGCCGTGTACTCGGGGCCATCTGGGGCCTCGCTGTGCTTTGTTCTCTGCCTAACGCCAGCCTGCACGGCATCCGGCAGCTGGAAGTGCCCTGCCGGGGCACGGTGCCCCAGTCGGCTATGTGCACCCTGGTCTACCCACGGGCCCTCTACAACCTGGTCGTGCAGATCACCACTCTGTTCTTCTTCTGCCTGCCCATGGCCACCATCAGCGTGCTGTACCTGCTCATCGGGCTTCAGCTGCGGCGTGAGAGATTGCAGCTACTCAGGCAGGAGGCCAGGGCCACGGCCAGGCCCAGTGACAGCTGGAGGTTTCAGCGGGCGCAGGATCGGGGCCGGACACAGGTGACCAAGATGCTGT TTGTGCTGGTCGTGGTGTTTGGGATCTGCTGGGCCCCTTTCCACGTTGACCGCCTCATGTGGAGCTTTGTGTCCCAGTGGACCGAGGGCCTGGAACTGGCCTTCCAGTACGTGCATGTTATCTCCGGCGTCTTCTTCTACCTCAGCTCGGCCATTAACCCTGTGCTCTACAACATCATGTCAAGCCGCTTCAGGGAGACTTTCCAGGAAGCCCTGTGCTTGGGGACTCAGTGCCGCTACCACAGACCCCTCCACAACTCCCACAGCCTCAGCAGGGTGACCATGGGCAGCACCCTGTGCGACCTGGGCCCCCCCGGGCATCAGGGTCCGCCCACTGACTGA